Proteins encoded by one window of Bacillus rossius redtenbacheri isolate Brsri chromosome 3, Brsri_v3, whole genome shotgun sequence:
- the LOC134530409 gene encoding E3 ubiquitin-protein ligase COP1-like — translation MASGHGQSSCPASTSTTPQRIRPLKRQHPTVMNGVDSASEDKYFFCPICFDVIEAAHMTECGHTFCYGCITKSLETNGHCPKCNVAVDGMEHVYPNVLLNQLISEYKSRLLGIRDLKLKGKIGDQIQGPADGLRNLVASKSQNLSLPDINLILEVLTQRKHLLEAESCVAQNKLLYEFLKHLLQQKEEQLTQLTKEVELIKRDMEEVEGILRDVQNKCPKLDESIGPTTTSENVKKEAVASTSCISDDLLKEQASSGDGASVYECSNEAQKNDITASFSTRRKRMHAHFDDFVQCYFSTRSKELVFGCGDRATDNSRFSAGSGLDVFRENLVKFSRYNTLRPLATLNYSSDIFNSSTIVSSIEFDKDNEFFAIAGVTKRIKVFDYGIVIRDAVDIHYPCVEMTSNSKISCISWNSYHKGTLASSDYEGTVTVWDAVTGQRTKTFQEHEKRCWSVDFNDVDTRLIASGSDDARVKLWSLNIEHSIATLEAKANVCCVKFNPQSSCHLAFGSADHCVHYYDLRIMKEALSVFKGHRKAVSYVKFLNKEEIVSASTDSQLKMWNINNPHCLRSFVGHINEKNFVGLATDGDYVACGSENNALYVYYKGLTKQLFNFKFEPVRSVVERERKEDDVNEFVSAVCWRQHSNVVVAANSQGIIKVLELV, via the coding sequence ATGGCATCTGGGCATGGCCAAAGCAGTTGTCCTGCATCAACTTCTACTACCCCTCAACGAATTAGACCTTTGAAGCGTCAACATCCGACAGTCATGAATGGTGTGGATTCTGCATCTGAagacaagtattttttttgtcctatttgttttgatgtgatagAGGCAGCACACATGACTGAGTGTGGACATACATTTTGCTATGGCTGTATTACTAAGTCTTTGGAGACAAATGGACATTGCCCCAAGTGCAACGTTGCTGTTGATGGAATGGAACATGTTTACCCAAATGTTTTGCTAAATCAATTGATCTCAGAATATAAATCACGTTTACTAGGTATTAGAGACTtaaaattaaaaggaaaaattggTGATCAGATACAAGGTCCAGCAGATGGCCTTAGGAATCTTGTAGCATCAAAGTCTCAAAACTTGTCTCTGCCTGATATTAACTTGATCCTAGAGGTGTTAACACAGAGGAAACATTTATTGGAAGCAGAGTCATGTGTGGCTCAGAACAAGCTGTTGTACGAATTTCTGAAACATCTACTGCAACAGAAAGAGGAGCAATTGACACAGCTTACAAAAGAAGTAGAGCTGATAAAGCGAGACATGGAGGAGGTTGAAGGAATACTGCGAGATGTTCAGAACAAATGTCCTAAACTAGATGAGTCTATAGGGCCCACCACAACAAGTGAAAATGTGAAGAAAGAGGCTGTTGCTAGTACTAGTTGTATTTCTGATGATCTGCTGAAAGAGCAAGCTAGTAGTGGCGATGGAGCTTCTGTTTATGAATGCTCAAATGAAGCTCAGAAAAATGACATTACTGCATCATTTTCGACCAGAAGAAAACGAATGCATGCACACTTTGACGATTTTGTTCAGTGCTACTTTTCAACTCGTTCTAAGGAATTAGTTTTTGGTTGTGGAGACAGAGCCACGGACAACAGCAGGTTCTCTGCAGGCTCAGGGTTGGATGTGTTCCGTGAAAATCTGGTTAAATTTTCTCGTTACAACACTTTACGACCACTGGCAACGCTCAACTATTCTAGTGATATATTCAACAGTTCTACCATAGTGTCCAGCATTGAGTTTGACAAGGACAATGAATTTTTTGCAATTGCTGGTGTGACTAAGCGTATCAAAGTGTTTGACTATGGTATCGTGATTCGGGATGCAGTTGACATTCATTACCCATGTGTGGAGATGACCTCAAATTCAAAGATATCATGCATTAGCTGGAACTCTTATCATAAAGGAACATTAGCCAGTAGCGATTACGAGGGCACTGTCACGGTGTGGGATGCGGTCACGGGCCAGAGGACAAAGACTTTCCAGGAACATGAGAAACGTTGTTGGAGTGTGGATTTTAACGATGTGGATACACGGCTCATAGCGTCTGGATCTGACGATGCTAGAGTTAAATTATGGTCCCTCAACATAGAACACTCCATTGCAACATTAGAGGCAAAGGCTAACGTATGTTGTGTGAAATTTAATCCACAAAGCTCTTGCCACTTGGCGTTTGGTTCTGCAGACCATTGCGTACACTACTATGATCTGCGAATCATGAAGGAAGCACTTTCTGTCTTCAAGGGCCATCGAAAGGCCGTTTCATACGTCAAGTTCCTCAACAAGGAAGAAATAGTGTCCGCCTCGACGGACAGCCAACTGAAGATGTGGAACATCAACAATCCACACTGTCTGCGATCCTTTGTTGGTCACATCAACGAGAAGAACTTTGTGGGGCTGGCGACAGACGGGGACTACGTGGCTTGCGGGTCGGAGAACAACGCACTTTATGTATACTACAAGGGCCTGACCAAGCAGCTGTTTAACTTCAAGTTCGAGCCGGTTAGGAGTGTGGTGGAACGGGAGAGGAAGGAAGATGACGTGAACGAATTTGTGTCTGCGGTTTGCTGGCGTCAGCATTCTAATGTTGTCGTTGCTGCAAATAGCCAAGGAATTATTAAAGTTTTGgaattggtgtaa